The Acidobacteriota bacterium genome includes the window TGATCCCGGCATTCGAGCGACACGCCGAGCGGGTTTTCCGTCAGACCGAGTATTGCGGCAGTCAGCGTCCGGTCGGCTATCCGGGACGCACCGCCGACATCTTCATAACCTGCACGATGCCGCAGCTCCAGCTTCTCCCGATCGACCTCGACCCTGATGCGGTGGTAGTCCCCGTCTCCGGCGTGAGGCGGGCGATATCCGAGCGAGTAGTAACTGGCAAACTCTTCCGCGAGCTCGTTCATCTCGCGGTCCAGCCCACGACCATTCTCCAGCACCCGACCGCCGGTCACACGGGCGAGCAGAACATCGGCACGAATACCCTCCAGCTGGGTTTTCGTGTCGATGCTGGTGCCGATGGTCACGCCACCTTCGCGATCCGCACCGGACGAAGATGCCGAACTTCTCCCAGGAGATGTCACGGCGAAAAAGGTGACCCGGTCGGCATTGGCGTTCTTCGCCAGCTCGCTCACCGACGAGCTGAGGTCGAATTTCTGGGCCTCGATGGTGGGATTGATACTGGTGGCGTTCGCAACGTAGGAGAAGACACGTTCCCATTCGTGAAAGAGATTGGCGCCAGGACTGCCGTCGATTCCATCACTCAATACGAGCACTACCTTTCGCCCGTGCAGCCCGGCCAGAGAACGGGTCAAGCGGCGGAGTTGGATGAGAGTTTCTTCGGTCTGAACCATCGACGCCGCTGCAAAGGCTTTGACGTGTTGCACGTAAGTGAGCGCAGACGTCGAGCCGAAATCCCGCATCTCCAGCGGTCGCATACGACGGTCGTCCGGCAAAGCGGAGTGGCCCGATGGTGGGTTCTGCTCCGCCAGGGTCTGCATCTCGCGCCGAATACGGTCCTCTTCCGTGCGCAAGCTGGTGCTGCCCGCCTCTCCGAGCTGCTCGAGCGCCGTGCGCAGCCGATCACCGTCGTTGGTGAACGGCTGGAGAATCTGCAAGTGGTCGGTGCTTCGCGCCAACATCACATAGGAATTTCCGGGGAGCCCGGGCAAAAGCGCACCCAGAGCCTCGAGCGAGCTCCGGCGGTTTGCAGGTGAGAGATTGCTGTCGACCATCACGATCGTCAGGTAGAGGTCCTGATCTGCCTCGGCCGCGAGACTCACGGGAGGAGCTCCCGTACCAGTCGGCACCACACCCGGCGCCGCATAGAAGTGGGTGATCTCCATCGGTCTGTTGTCCTCGAAGACCTCGAAGTCTTCAGAGGTCAAGCCGGGGAAC containing:
- a CDS encoding VWA domain-containing protein; this translates as MALVVCLMLSLGSALPSFSQDENPPERTFFEPIEVSVVNVEVLVTDTKGRPFPGLTSEDFEVFEDNRPMEITHFYAAPGVVPTGTGAPPVSLAAEADQDLYLTIVMVDSNLSPANRRSSLEALGALLPGLPGNSYVMLARSTDHLQILQPFTNDGDRLRTALEQLGEAGSTSLRTEEDRIRREMQTLAEQNPPSGHSALPDDRRMRPLEMRDFGSTSALTYVQHVKAFAAASMVQTEETLIQLRRLTRSLAGLHGRKVVLVLSDGIDGSPGANLFHEWERVFSYVANATSINPTIEAQKFDLSSSVSELAKNANADRVTFFAVTSPGRSSASSSGADREGGVTIGTSIDTKTQLEGIRADVLLARVTGGRVLENGRGLDREMNELAEEFASYYSLGYRPPHAGDGDYHRIRVEVDREKLELRHRAGYEDVGGASRIADRTLTAAILGLTENPLGVSLECRDQEPREDGLFLVPIVVRVPLSQLSLLPRSAEHEGRVSVIVAVRDAEGGLAEMERRIYPVKIPHDQFLSALQQNAEFILGLAMREGAQRVAVGVRDELGNVDSTLTVDLNVGEVKL